In Phytoactinopolyspora mesophila, the following are encoded in one genomic region:
- a CDS encoding DUF3090 family protein: MAAQVFRFESPDRFVAGTVGQPGERTFFLQARDERQLASVVLEKEQVSVLAERVDAMLDEILRRTSGQASVPAVPPADDEDLEPLEQPIVEEFRVGTITLAWEGETEKVVITAYAAGEPGAEEEEPPENLDESTRDVFQVKLTGGAARAFAKRAQALVAAGRPPCPLCGHSLDPDGHICPRQNGYRRRD; this comes from the coding sequence GTGGCTGCTCAGGTCTTCAGATTCGAATCTCCGGACAGATTCGTCGCCGGTACGGTCGGCCAGCCGGGGGAGCGTACGTTCTTTCTTCAGGCACGTGACGAACGGCAGCTGGCCAGCGTCGTACTGGAGAAGGAACAAGTCTCGGTGCTGGCCGAACGGGTGGATGCGATGCTCGACGAGATCCTGCGCCGCACCAGCGGTCAGGCATCCGTGCCTGCCGTGCCCCCTGCCGACGACGAAGACCTCGAGCCGCTCGAACAGCCCATTGTCGAAGAATTCCGGGTGGGGACCATCACCCTGGCGTGGGAAGGCGAGACCGAGAAGGTGGTGATCACCGCCTACGCCGCGGGGGAGCCCGGAGCCGAGGAGGAAGAGCCGCCGGAGAATCTCGACGAATCCACCCGGGACGTCTTTCAGGTCAAACTCACTGGTGGTGCGGCGCGAGCCTTCGCCAAGCGGGCCCAGGCACTGGTCGCGGCCGGCCGGCCGCCGTGCCCGTTGTGCGGGCATTCTCTCGATCCGGACGGCCACATCTGCCCGCGCCAGAATGGTTACCGTCGGCGGGACTGA
- a CDS encoding M23 family metallopeptidase, which yields MRRPRRDVLAVAAACAGLTLAAVGLPANAGPASPLIPSSTAAGGTPAFTSWLTTADQPTQEPTEEPTEEPTDGPSDEPADDPADDLDDQPTAPPTDNPPQDPFEGERQDPGEAYEAALRDAQTVAVAEAQRLLQSALTDIDEAAAGVEQARADAEAAREAEEAAQREAKVAAEVVERTQREIEAIQSNTTGAKAAVGTVIQEAYQNNGLSTVGVLLGADSPEELSDRYVGMQTLLRASDTALGRLAADEADLRNALSTLEGQRKEKEDLADEAAEKSTELEAAEAAAEEAQAAQEEKLEEYEHALALAEEAALEDYQLYMEQLDEATAVGEYLDSLTEEDFGPSQGTGSFVRPATGQVTSPYGQRLHPILGYVKVHTGIDFARGDGNIYAADSGTVVEAKFNRAYGYMVIVDHGVFDGQRLSTLYAHQTGLSVSAGQQVQQGQVIGKIGSTGYSTGPHLHFEVLLNGQHTDPGPWLAGASRP from the coding sequence ATGCGGCGCCCACGACGTGACGTCCTCGCGGTTGCGGCAGCTTGTGCCGGCCTGACTCTCGCTGCAGTCGGCCTGCCGGCCAATGCCGGACCTGCCAGCCCACTGATCCCTTCCTCGACAGCCGCCGGCGGCACCCCAGCCTTTACCTCATGGCTGACGACGGCCGACCAGCCGACTCAGGAGCCCACCGAGGAACCGACCGAGGAACCGACGGACGGCCCCAGCGACGAACCGGCCGACGATCCCGCGGACGATCTGGACGACCAGCCCACCGCCCCGCCCACTGACAACCCTCCCCAAGATCCTTTCGAGGGTGAACGGCAAGATCCGGGTGAGGCTTATGAAGCAGCACTACGCGACGCGCAAACCGTGGCGGTAGCCGAGGCGCAGCGCCTCTTGCAGAGTGCGCTGACCGACATCGACGAGGCCGCGGCCGGCGTGGAACAAGCCCGCGCCGACGCCGAAGCGGCGAGGGAAGCCGAAGAGGCCGCCCAGCGTGAGGCGAAGGTGGCCGCCGAGGTCGTCGAGCGCACCCAGCGCGAGATCGAGGCCATTCAGTCGAACACCACCGGCGCGAAGGCGGCTGTCGGTACGGTGATCCAAGAGGCGTACCAGAACAACGGTCTTTCTACCGTCGGAGTGCTCCTGGGTGCCGATAGCCCGGAAGAGCTCAGTGACCGATACGTAGGCATGCAGACGCTACTGCGCGCCAGCGACACCGCACTCGGGCGCCTGGCGGCGGACGAAGCCGACCTGCGTAATGCGCTGTCGACCTTGGAGGGGCAGCGCAAGGAGAAAGAAGACCTCGCGGACGAGGCCGCCGAGAAGTCCACCGAGCTCGAGGCCGCCGAGGCCGCGGCGGAAGAAGCTCAAGCGGCGCAAGAAGAGAAGCTCGAAGAGTACGAACACGCGCTAGCGCTGGCCGAGGAGGCCGCGCTCGAGGACTACCAGCTCTACATGGAGCAACTGGACGAAGCCACGGCCGTCGGCGAGTACCTCGACAGCCTGACCGAGGAGGACTTCGGGCCCAGTCAAGGCACCGGCTCGTTCGTCCGGCCGGCGACGGGCCAGGTCACCTCACCTTATGGGCAGCGGCTGCATCCCATTCTGGGCTACGTCAAGGTGCACACCGGCATCGATTTCGCCCGCGGTGACGGCAACATCTACGCCGCCGACTCCGGGACCGTCGTCGAGGCCAAGTTCAACCGGGCCTACGGATACATGGTGATCGTCGACCATGGCGTGTTCGACGGCCAGCGACTCAGCACGCTCTACGCCCATCAGACCGGTTTGAGCGTCAGCGCCGGACAGCAGGTCCAACAGGGCCAGGTAATCGGCAAGATCGGATCCACCGGATACTCCACCGGGCCCCACCTGCACTTCGAAGTCCTTCT
- the mshC gene encoding cysteine--1-D-myo-inosityl 2-amino-2-deoxy-alpha-D-glucopyranoside ligase, whose translation MRAWAAPDRRPLPGKGFPVHLFDTASGSMRTAAPASQASLYVCGITPYDATHIGHAATYVAFDVLNRVWQDAGHDVRYVQNVTDIDDPLIERATSTGQHWAELAAEQTDLFRSDMAWLRVLPPNHYVSAVDSIPQIIELIARLKDKAAVYEVEGDLYFSVRSDPRFGEICNLDDATMRTLFAERGGDPDRPGKKDPLDCLVWRLERPGEPSWPSPYGAGRPGWHIECTAIALHHLDQGGGFDVQGGGSDLVFPHHEMCASEAHVATGRWPFAHTYVHAGMVGYQGEKMSKSLGNLVFAAALRRSDQDPGAVRLALYTQHYRSDWEWTEEMLDDASLRLRRWREAASASAGPPAEPVIEEVRRRLADDLDTVGAVHAIDTWAAETLEVRGGSTSAAADPSAPPLIRATTDTLLGIHL comes from the coding sequence ATGCGTGCCTGGGCAGCTCCAGACCGCCGGCCATTGCCCGGCAAAGGTTTTCCCGTTCACTTGTTCGACACTGCGTCAGGCTCGATGCGCACGGCAGCCCCGGCGTCGCAGGCCTCGCTGTACGTGTGCGGTATCACTCCGTACGACGCCACCCACATCGGCCACGCGGCGACGTACGTAGCTTTCGACGTGCTCAACCGCGTGTGGCAGGACGCGGGTCACGACGTGCGCTACGTGCAGAACGTGACCGATATCGACGACCCCCTGATCGAGCGCGCGACCAGCACCGGACAGCACTGGGCCGAGCTCGCGGCCGAGCAGACAGACCTCTTCCGATCGGATATGGCCTGGCTTCGGGTGCTGCCGCCGAATCACTACGTCAGCGCCGTCGATTCGATCCCGCAGATCATCGAGCTGATCGCCCGTCTCAAGGACAAGGCAGCGGTCTACGAAGTCGAGGGAGACCTATATTTCTCGGTCCGGTCCGATCCGCGATTCGGTGAGATCTGCAACCTCGACGACGCCACCATGCGCACGTTGTTCGCCGAGCGAGGTGGCGACCCGGACCGACCGGGCAAGAAGGACCCGCTGGACTGCCTCGTGTGGCGCCTGGAGCGCCCGGGGGAGCCGTCCTGGCCGAGCCCGTACGGGGCCGGGCGGCCGGGCTGGCACATCGAGTGCACGGCGATCGCGCTGCATCACCTGGACCAGGGCGGCGGGTTCGACGTGCAAGGCGGGGGGAGCGACCTCGTGTTCCCGCACCATGAGATGTGCGCATCCGAGGCGCATGTGGCCACCGGCCGGTGGCCGTTCGCGCACACCTACGTGCACGCGGGGATGGTCGGCTACCAGGGCGAGAAGATGTCCAAGTCGCTGGGAAACCTCGTCTTCGCCGCCGCTTTGAGACGCTCCGACCAGGACCCGGGCGCGGTCCGGCTGGCGCTCTACACACAGCACTACCGCTCCGACTGGGAATGGACCGAGGAGATGCTCGACGACGCCTCCCTGCGGCTGCGGCGCTGGCGCGAGGCAGCCTCGGCTTCGGCCGGCCCGCCGGCCGAGCCGGTGATCGAGGAGGTCCGCCGCCGGCTGGCCGACGATCTGGACACCGTCGGCGCCGTGCACGCGATCGACACGTGGGCCGCCGAAACCCTCGAAGTCCGCGGCGGCTCCACCTCAGCCGCGGCCGACCCGTCAGCCCCGCCGCTGATCCGCGCCACGACCGACACTCTGCTCGGCATCCACCTCTAA
- a CDS encoding SCO1664 family protein produces MVTVGGTDTVDLLGLLARGELTVEGRLVVASNVTLLGEVALGERRARCVYKPIRGERPLWDFPDGTLAAREVAAYIVSEALGWHVVPPTVMRADGPFGAGMCQLWVDQPEGAPSWVDVVAPDAVPEGALPILEAVDAEGQAVVLVHRDHAGLRRLALFDAVVNNADRKGGHVLTGDPGLDEEMAAVVGVDHGVSFHREPKLRTVLWGWAGQELTEAEREALQRLRSALGNVVGARLAELLEEAELAAIGDRITALLQLNRLPEPEGRMPVPWPVF; encoded by the coding sequence ATGGTTACCGTCGGCGGGACTGACACTGTGGATCTGCTGGGATTGCTGGCGCGCGGCGAACTCACGGTCGAGGGCCGCCTCGTCGTGGCATCGAATGTCACGTTGCTCGGCGAGGTCGCCCTCGGCGAGCGCCGGGCCCGGTGTGTGTACAAGCCGATCAGGGGCGAGCGGCCGTTGTGGGATTTCCCGGACGGCACACTGGCCGCTCGTGAGGTGGCCGCGTACATCGTGTCCGAAGCCCTGGGCTGGCACGTCGTCCCACCCACCGTCATGCGTGCAGACGGTCCGTTCGGCGCCGGCATGTGCCAGCTCTGGGTCGATCAGCCGGAAGGAGCACCGAGCTGGGTTGATGTCGTCGCGCCGGACGCGGTCCCGGAGGGAGCGCTACCCATCCTCGAGGCGGTGGACGCAGAGGGCCAGGCGGTAGTGCTCGTGCATCGCGATCATGCCGGGTTGCGCCGGCTGGCATTGTTCGACGCGGTGGTCAACAATGCCGATCGCAAGGGCGGGCACGTGCTGACCGGAGACCCCGGCCTGGACGAGGAGATGGCCGCCGTCGTCGGTGTCGACCATGGGGTCTCGTTCCACCGTGAGCCGAAGCTTCGCACCGTGCTGTGGGGGTGGGCGGGTCAGGAGCTGACTGAAGCCGAACGCGAAGCGCTGCAACGGCTGCGCTCCGCCCTCGGCAACGTGGTGGGCGCCCGGCTGGCGGAGCTGCTCGAGGAAGCCGAGCTAGCGGCGATCGGCGACCGGATCACGGCGTTGTTGCAGCTCAACCGGCTGCCCGAGCCTGAAGGCCGGATGCCGGTGCCGTGGCCGGTGTTCTGA
- a CDS encoding MSMEG_4193 family putative phosphomutase, with amino-acid sequence MPVVLLIRHGRTNANASGTLAGRAPGVPLDETGEEQIRQLSARLGGRIPARVVSSPLERCVQTAGFFSGDVRLDERLLECDYGQWTGARLNELRRTALWKVVQEHPSGAVFPDGEAMRAMQARAVEAIRDHDAQVASADGANATWIAVSHGDVIKSVVADALGMHLDHFQRLTVSPGSVTAISYTERRPFVLRLNDTGDDLRSLWSARRRRRAPSSDGVVGGGAGHGAG; translated from the coding sequence GTGCCTGTCGTTTTACTCATCCGCCACGGCCGTACCAATGCGAACGCTTCCGGGACGCTGGCTGGGCGCGCGCCCGGAGTCCCGTTGGACGAAACCGGTGAGGAACAGATCCGGCAGCTCAGCGCTCGCCTCGGCGGCCGAATCCCGGCGCGGGTGGTCAGCAGCCCGCTCGAAAGGTGTGTGCAGACCGCCGGCTTCTTCTCCGGTGATGTGCGCCTCGATGAGCGGCTCCTGGAGTGCGACTACGGGCAGTGGACCGGCGCACGGCTGAACGAGTTGCGCCGCACCGCTTTGTGGAAGGTGGTTCAAGAACATCCGTCCGGGGCGGTCTTCCCCGACGGTGAGGCAATGCGCGCGATGCAGGCCCGCGCGGTCGAGGCGATCCGCGACCATGACGCGCAGGTGGCCTCCGCTGACGGCGCCAATGCGACCTGGATCGCGGTCTCTCATGGCGACGTGATCAAGTCCGTGGTCGCCGACGCGCTGGGTATGCATCTCGATCACTTCCAGAGACTCACCGTGAGTCCCGGATCGGTGACGGCCATCTCGTATACCGAGCGCCGCCCATTCGTCCTCCGGCTCAACGACACCGGCGATGACCTGCGGTCTTTGTGGTCAGCGCGGCGCCGTCGGCGGGCACCTTCCAGCGACGGCGTCGTCGGTGGAGGAGCGGGGCACGGCGCGGGATAG